The DNA window TCTTGGCCCAAATAGCAAGGAATGTTTGTGGCGTAAACACACGTACTTAGTATCTCTTACATGAATGGGAGCGAATGCTTTTTGGTTTTGGAGGTACCTGCCTAGAACCGAAAGGAAGGTCAATACTGGTTTGTGGGATATACATAGAATATCCTGAGGCTTAtttgaaaaacttattttttttatttcaacctttttaaatggtttctctttctaaaaagatAGTCTTCAATAAGCTATGCATGGTCAGACTGTGTGGGATTAGTGACAGTTACTTTTGCTCAAGATTATAGTTAACTCCTTTCTATACATGGGCTTACCAAATCCTGACAAAATCTGTGCAAACTGTGTGTCCTAATCCCCACTGTACAGTGGACAGAATGGAGTTACACAATTTGCTTAGGTCCTGCGGTTAATGAATTGCAGAGGCATTACGGGACACAGagttttctgcctttatttcccACACTCCTAACAGCaagaagagtgggagagagagcaaaggaagaaacagaaaagaaagagcttGGCTAaggcaagggagaggggaaaCCTAGGCAGGAGAAAACTGACACTTGAGGGGTAGGCAAAAATATAATTCAGAGCAAAGCAAGCCCACTTGGTTTTCTGCTCTTTATAATTTAATTCGTAGTAGAATCATGTGGAAAATGTTAGTGGTTGACTCAGTGGAACTGCCAGCAAAGCATACATTTTGAAAGTTGAGTGGAGCGCCCGCATTTGCTTGGtcttggaatgagcactgggcaAAGATCAAAGCAAGAGAAGACGTTCAGGAAACACATTTCTTTAACTGCCTGCAGGAGGAAACTTTTCACAACTGGAAAATGCTCCCAGTACTGCCAACCTTGGAGCATGGAGGCTTTACCTCATTAATCATAACCGTCAGGTTCCTCTCTGTAAACAGCAAACTGTTGACACACAAAAtatcttctgtgttttttttttttttttggtgtccaCACACCAAAATAGCAAAAAAGGGAAATGGTACAATGTATAAGCCTTCTGAGAAAATGCTTCTTAGAATCAAAACAAGATGCTCTGTGCCTTTACCGAATACATGGCAATCAAAATTGTAAAGTTATCAGAAAAGCTCAAgagaaaagttttatatttagatataGTGTATTTACTTAAATCTCCGATGAAGAAAAATTCAGAGATGCAATGATGAAGCTTGAGATTAGTAATAAGGGTATGATAGGTATCTAAGCTTTAGTTCAATCACAGTTATTTTTTGCGCACTAGTCAAATACGTAAGGCATTCCAGGGGTTGAATGCAAATCTCCACCTTCACTGTTGTGTCATTCCAGCCCATCAAATAAGTTAGACAAGGTTTGGGTTGCTGGCCAGAGATGGGGCTTTGAGTCACAGGGGTCATCTGGGGTCCATATATTTCCTGATGTAGTCAGGGGAGTAGCTGAATTCCATTCGTCCATATCCAACACTTTggtaggaggaggagaaggtagTCAAGAATCTGTTGTCAAATCCAAagttggaggaagagaagaaatggtgCCAAGAGTTAGGGAATTGGATCAATACATAAGAAGATTGAGAAGAATGACATACATTCTTTTGGGACAAAAGCAACAATGGGACATGTAGAAGATTGAGGCCAGGTCCTGCCACCTTCACCACTACCGTGTTAGATCAAACCTCCATCATCTCTCATCAGCATGACCTAGTAGCTACCTAACCAAATGGTTCTCTTGCTTCCACTCTTGTTTCCCTACAGATCATCTTTCCCACAGTGGCTTTTTACAGTAAATCAGATCATATCAACTCCTCTCTTTTGACCTTCAGTGAATTGAAATTCTAATGGAAATTAGATCATTGAAATTTGGATAAAATCCAAATATTATTCATTAATACTCAAATATATTAGTTGCATCTACTATATAGAACATACTAATTAGTATTCAAATATATGATCTCCTTTGGTCTAAAgtacattaaaattataataatatccaAATTTCTTCTGATGGCCATCTAGTTCCTATATTACCTAGCCTAATTCTCCTCTctaatttcaaattctttcattctttctttgatttaatcTGCTATagccccattccccacccccacccccacttctcaaACACATAAAATTGGCTCTGCCTGGAGGactttgtacttgctgttctTTTACCAGGAATACTCTTTCCTGTAATATGTACATTCTTGACCTTCTACTCAAGATTCAAGGCTTCGTTCTAATAGCTCTTACTTCCTCAGAGAGGTCTTCCTTAACCATCTTAACTAAAATAGTACATATCACTGCCTAgcattctattatatatatttttagtttattctttataACTTACTCCACTGAAGGAGTCCTGATGATATAttcaatttgcatattttaatatcaaatcaAGGAAGGCATAAATTTAGTCTGATTGCTGTATCTCAAATAGTGCCTGATACTCAGTAGGCATTCAGTGAATGTGTTTTGTTCCAATTTGGTATACATACTGCAAAGCAAGTGCTCAGGGAAtgtattttgaatgaatgagaagATGAGTGAAAGGCATGCCTATAAGGTAAGTGGTGCCTGGACAAGGAATCCTTATATCTGGCTTTAGTTCTGACTGAAGAACTTTTCTAGCTATGAATATTGGGCTCCCATCACCAAATGGTGAATGCCATGAACTGTCCTGGGCAGTTCAGCACCTATAAATGCATGTTGTCAAATATGATAGTACATGTGAAAGTGCTTGGGAAATAGAATATTTAGCAGGAAGCCAGTTGCTCTTAGGTAAAGCATCACAGAGCGACACACACATGCATAAGAAGATACTTCACCCAACTTAAAATCAAGCAGAGAAATTAGTTCTTTGAGAGGAATtggatttgtatatttttaactaaGGAAATCATATAAGGAAAATGTTCATTTCGTAGGGCACTTAGAATAGGAGGGGAGTTAGGAAATCATGTGTCTAGCATCCTGCCTTCAGAAAGAAGAAGCAATGTTAGTGGTTAGTATGATGGTAGAGGAGACCGACTGTATTAGACTCTTGACCCCATTCTTGTCTGGCTGTGAGATCTTatgtaagtcacttaacctctttgtgcctcagtctccttatcCAAAAAGTTCAGAAAATTGAACATCTGCCTAAAGTATACCACTGGGAGGATTGGATAAGAtaatatactgaaaatattttgagcagtggtggtttaataaatattggctattatcttcattttgcaacAATAGGgtgaaatttcagaacatttaAGGCATTTGTTCAAAGATGCACAGCTAATATATGGTGGGGAAAGATCTAGAATCCAGAATCTCTGCTTCCTGAAGCACACTGGGgatatttaagcattttttaaaagatctatgCTGCTGAGCTTATTTAATACCTGAAATAGACATTTGCTACAAAACAATGTATTACAATGTCACTTCTtcctaaagaaaaatacagttacatagatatgtttttaaaaatacttaaagaataaGTACATCAGAATGTAAATAGTGTGGGTGTatgcttggggaggggggagtttgAGAATATGAATAATTTGTTCTTCCTTGTGTTTTGCTGTTTGCATGTTGTTAGAATATAATTGCTATGACTTGTAAAGTTGGAAAAATGTTActtaaatgcagaaaacaataataacagcaacaatgaaACTCTGTATCTCTTGAATGTGTGATCATACCAAATCCTTATTTTATCTGCACTGCTTTCCATTTCCCAGACAATTCTAGTTTAGACTCTTGCTAAGCTCCCATAGAAGCTGGTACATATGCCAATCTTCTGTGCTGCCATCTTCTGATTATTTAGGTGTCCTTTTACTCACGTGTCAAATGCCACTTTCTATCCTAGTTACCTCATATCGTGGCCCTTTCAAAATGTTGGATGAATAACATATCCATTAGGATCCTAACTCTGGAGATAGTATTGTTAAGGACAACCCCAATGCCAACAGGACGAAGATGATTTGCAGCCTCTCATTAGCAAGTTATCATTATGCATTTGCATATTCTATTTCTAACTAAGACTTATGTCTTCAGTTGTTTCCCCTTTTATATGAAAACACTGATTAATCACCATTAGCATTTATATACCCGTTAGGGTGATTTCATATTGTTAGTGGTTTTCACAGACGTTTTTATTCCTTGCTAAAATAGTTTACAATCTAAGTTTCAAGGCTGCTCTCAGAAGGCTTTGAGCCTAGCAGAGTTATAAACAAGAGTTTAAAAGGCAACGGAAAGTATGTAAAGTATGGGACAGTCTCTCCACGGCACACCTCCACCAACAGGCTTCTGGGAGTGCGGCTTTGGTTGCTGCAGAGACGCTCTCTCAGGGCTTGGTGTCCTTTATCAACAGACTCCAGATAGATACCTCTGGAATGTTTCAAAGTAGGGATATGGAAGTGTTCACATGGTCTGCTTGGGAGAGCCGGGAGGAGTGGTATTTGACAATGCATCGCACAGAGACAGTATCAGTGAGAAATTCTGTAAACACGAGAGCCACTGCGCTTCTGACCAACAGTAGTCAGACGTCTGAACTGCTGTAGGATGTAGGTTGACTGGCCGATAAGGACAATATTTGCAGTGGACACCTGGTGGCCTCAGTGAATCCCTACCCCGCACACACATTTGATCTATGTTCCTCTAGACAATGATCAgtttaaaaattgagaatataAGTGAAGAATGTAAGACATCACCCAGTGTTCACCTGGGGAACATAAGCTAGGCTTTCTGGGCCTCCATTAGAAAACGAAAGAGAATAATAATACAGTGATAATAgtaagtaacatttattgaggattCACTCTGTGCTGTTTACTGTTTGAAGCACTTGGCATAGATTATTCCTTCTCTGTAAACTTTCCTTAGAGTTTGTTAGAATTAAGAGAAGTAACTCAGGCCCTGACTGATAAATACTGAGTTTTCAAAAAAAGTTagctgcttttttgttgtttttgttataaaCAACTACAAATTGTAACAAGAAATGCCTCCTACTCCAAATAAAACTCCATGAAGCTTTCAAAAAGTTTTAGTTAGACTAAGTCCCAAGGCTCTGTAGTAGCCCATAATTACCTACCACCTCACTCAGTCCCTGACACACactaaattatttacatttataaagataATGAGGATCTTAAGTTGTATGGATGTTTGGTTAAGATTTCTCACAGAAGAAAGTAAGTAGTTTTCTTCAGGTTCTCAAAGTAGTATTTCATTGGTCTAAGAAATAAAGGAGCACTACTTAAAAGATTTTGTCACTTTGAGACTAAGGAGGTGCTAATAAGCCTAACAAAGAAGTGGGGAGGAAGGATCTCCTGGGGTAGGCTCCCCACCATAAGATGATTTGGAAAAGCCTTGTGACACTAGCCACTGGGTTGGTAACCAGGatggctccctccccccacctggaAATTCACATTTGCCCTCTAAAACCATTTACATAAGACTCTGTGGGATTACTGGCTGTACATCTAGCTTTGAATGGATGATTCAATGTCAGATAATTTCGTTTTGGTTTTGCAGGAATCATAGAATGTCCACACTGGAAAGAAGCTCATACAAAATGTTTCAGGGGTTTCAAATTCGTAGCAGATGTGCCACAACTCTCTGTGCCCATGGAAGGAAGGCATCTCTAACTGGGGACAGCACTCTCTACATCTGTGCCTTTTAGCACAGTACTGTATGCAGCCCTTACCGACTGATTGAAATTAGCAAGCACAGGAGACTAGTTTTCCATTCATATCACCTGCTTACTGTTCTCCTGTTCCAGATGGAAAAATTGAAGACATGACATTTAATGTGTCTATGGATTAGACTTGGATACTTGAAATGAGTGATAGgaatgttttgaaatattaagTGTTGTGACAACAAACTACAATCATTTAAGTGCCCCAAATCATCTCCTGTTTTCCCCTCATCTTTCATAGAATAAAGAAGGAAACCCTTTTAAACAATCATTTACCATCTCCACACACAGCAGCATCGAGGCAGCTAAAAGCAGACTTCGGAGTgatgaaaagaaattacaaatgatTATTTGAAGTATTATTccaggtgttttttaaaattttaaacaatgagGTAGCAATGCAAAGGTTCAGCCTCACACCACGCCCTTCAGTGTCCTTGAAAAGAGCAATATGGGAAAGTCCTGTACTTAAGTCTAAGAGACCTGGAGCTGTTACAACAAGCTGATCATCAATCACTTTCTGATCCGAAacagagcctcagtctcccctggAGTAATAGGAGGACAACTTGGACACATCACTGTCATAGAAAACTGGATTCTTCGTGCATGAGAGAGAACAAAATCATTCACTGTTGGAAAGTAGattatgaacatttatttatttttctgagtgtGTGGTTCCATGTGTGTGAAAGGAAAGCACACTTAAGATGAGCCTGAGAGGCTGGGGAAAGACATAAAATAAGGTGCAGTTCCACCTTTTAAAATCATTGATCAATGACATAGACCCGGCTTCATAATTATTAATCATTGTTACAGTTCCTATAACTTAGAATGGAAGCCTCCCTCTGCATTATGAGGGCATAAAACTTATGAGCCTTGTCATAAACTTTTCCAGTTGATGCTGCAGGAAAGACTGGAAAAATTGGAGTTTTTAGGCAGACCAGCAGAGATCAACTTCTGGATCTTCTCAAGACCTAGAGTATTTTCCTTTGAGCATGGTAAGGGTGGCTAGGGGAGGCAACATGGCCAAATACGTAGCCATCCCTTTCCCGTCTTTATCACATACTCTGAGTAAACTGACTTTTCTTTCCACTTGCACTGACTCTTCTTTGCCATACGAAAGTTATGGATATCAATTAGAAAATAAGCCAGTATTACACGAGAACATTATTTATTGGCTGAATAATAAAACTTAGTTCAGGACTTATTAGAATTAGaatctctgcccccctccccacttgaaGTACAAGTTTCCAGTAAGCAAACAAGAAAAACTCTCAAACCAGAACGAATACATTTGGTAACTTATAACATAGCATTTGGGGGTGTGTTCAAACAATCGACTTTTTTGTAATGGACTGTAGCTCTGAGGACAGGCATACAATGAGAGACATAGCAGATCAGCTTAGCAACATGAATGTGTACCCACCACAAAGCCTCCATCCTTCAATGTGGCCCCTGCGGCTTACACACActcacagaggcacctgggacCTCTCCCTGCAAAGGACTATTTGCATATAGCTTCTAGCCAATAGTCTTGCAACGCCCCCCAAccccaaaactaaacaaaaccttGAAGACCATGGttaataaataagagagaaaaaaagaagtaacaggcAGGCCGCACAGCACCTCGGACAACAGACAGCTTTTAAAGCCCAAGAGGAAAGGTGGAAGGCGAAAAGGCACTCTGTACTATGCTCTGTGGGTATGTTCTCCAGGATGGGGAAGTCGAATCACTCCCTCCTGCATAAACCGTGTCCTTCTAGATGTGATTGAAACAGGTGTCTCTGCAGAATTAGTCCTCTAGGAAAGGCTGGAAGGCATGGCTTCAAACTGTGCCTTCCAAGTAACAAGTCTCTATCAATCCCATAAATAatgtacaaaaacaaaacaactcgaccctcacttatttctttttaaagatcccTTCAGATGATTCTCCAAGTGCAAATccagatataaaaaataataataaggaaaacgTGAGCCCCATCTTCCATCCCATCCTCCACAATGGGGCTGATTTGATGCCCTCCCCAGGCAGTGTGGCCCTTCCACCTACACTTTAAGATAATCATTTTTCAGCCGGCCCAGCCGGGTCCCATGGCTCCTGATGGTGAGGGCCAGCAGCTCATATTTGTCCCTGAGCCCCACAGAGATGTCGAGTGTTTCCTTTAGCAGGGACCTGGTGTGGACCAGCATCCCCAAGAAGTCCTCGTTGAGCCTGCTCTCTTGCCGGCTGTCCTGTTCCTGGCCCTGCTTAAACTTGCTTTCCAGCTCGGTGAGGGACTTGTCCGAGTTGGAGTAGGCGTCTCCGATCTGGTGGGACTCCCGCCGCAGGTACTTGCCATAGCTCTCTTCCCCGTCCAGGTCGTAGGAGATGCTCTTGCTGATGCCCTCCAGGACACGCCCTGCATCCTCCACCTGGCGGCCCAGCACCGTGAACTCCTCCCGGAGGCTGAGGCTCAGCACCCTGCTGgcctggctcccctccccctgggaGCAGCGCCGGTGGTCACTCACCCTGAAGAGCAGCTGGCACTTCTCGGGGTCATCATTTTCTTCATAGTCCCCGTCGGGCACGAAATAGTGGTGCAGGGTCCCATTGGACATCTCCGGGTAGAGGGGGCCATCGAAGTAGCCCTGACACAGGTGGCAGAGGAAACCCATCCAGAGGAACTTGAGGAACACCATCCTGGATAGGCAGGATGACGGGGACCCCTGGAGAAGACTGTTCGCCCAGGCACGAAGGAGGGGGGGTCCCCGTGGCAGTCAGTGCCTCCTCGAGACGACGACAGCCTCGGTCCCCGCCGGCTTGCTGCACCCTGGCCCCGCCTCCCCAGCGGGCTTCATGTGGCTGTGTCACCAGCGCCCGGGGAGCGCGGCCGCAGCGGCGCAGGAGGCGCCCGGCTCTGCGCTCCTGAGCTCGGGGCCGGAGCCCGGCCGGTCCGTCCAGCGggatggtggggaggagagggaagccctCCTGCAGGGCTCTGGCAGGCCGCGGGCTCCGCTGCCCCAATCTCTCTCCGAGTTCCCCCTTGGTCCAGGGAGATGGAACCTGTGGCTGGAAAGAAAGCCTCTCCTTCTGATACTATTTCAACTTCTGCACTGGGTGGGAATGCGGAGCTTTTCCTTTGGCTAATGATATCCTGAGGATCTCTCTGCTCTCAAATTACAGCTGGTTTCGTCACTTGGAAGCCAGGGAACAAGTTTGGAAAGAAACCTCTCACCAGGTCTCTTGTTATTAAAGGtacaggatctttttttttttttttttcttttttaagactggaATGGAGACCTTGCAAAATAGAATTCAGCTTGAAGGAGAAAATGGGAACAGGGTAAACAGAATTTCCACAGCACAAAGATCCGTTTGATATTAACATATTGGGGGGGGGTGATTACCCTGCAGGAATGCTACATCTCATTTTAAATCAGTCGCAGTTAGATTGGATTTGTTAGGTATGCCTGTTTTTATCATTTGCCTGTTTGTGACTTTGAAGGCAAATTTGCATTGTAGGACAAGGCAGGTTTGGTTGGAAACGGTTAGTTAATTAAAATTCTTAGTAACAATACTTGGGAAGCAATACCAACATGGAAAACTAATAACTGCAGTTGCTAGTTTGTACAGGAACGAAAGCTGAAAATGGAGTTTGGCCTGTTTAATAAGTAAGTGGACCACTGAGATGATGGTTTAATCTTAGGAAAAACCAGCTAAGCTTCTGCACTGCATCTTTAAAAGCCTAACGCGCTATCGTCTCTTTTGAGATACTTATAAGTTTTTGAAGAATGTAGGGCTGAGGttcttatctccattttccagatggagaaACCAAGGGACACAATGGGAAACAAATTATTTAGACTCACAAAGTTAGATCCCTTACCCATTAAGTCACAGGgtttttcatttacttcaaaaaaacattttttttcccccaccaggCCATGTTAGTTTCTGATCTCTGAGTTAATTAGCAAATTGCCATCCACCAGGCTAACTCAtttgttcaagaaatatttattgagcatttactatatgctagagtctatttaatttaatttatttttattcttttatctatttaatgcttatttatttcttttgagggagagtgagagagcatgagtgggagaggagctgagagagacagagggagaaaattccaagcaggctcctcactgtcattgcagagcttCACACAGGGCCCATAAaacatgagatcatcacctgagtggaaatcaagggtctgacaatcaagagttggccactcagccagctgagccccccaggcacccctagagtctatataggtatttttttcaaagagctgtgggggaaaaaaggagacaaatattTGCCCTCCTGGAACTTATATTCTAGGAAATGAAGAGAACATTAAATAATATAGGTAAATAAGATGTATTGTATGTTGACAGTGATAGGGTTGGATAAAAGGGAAAGGCAGTATTCCTATTTTCATAGTTATTTCCTTTCTGCCTTGAAATGTAGCTGAAATACTCCTGTGATCTGCCTGTATTAGTACTTACCTTCCTCTCCAAGTCATA is part of the Suricata suricatta isolate VVHF042 chromosome 11, meerkat_22Aug2017_6uvM2_HiC, whole genome shotgun sequence genome and encodes:
- the FIBIN gene encoding fin bud initiation factor homolog, translating into MVFLKFLWMGFLCHLCQGYFDGPLYPEMSNGTLHHYFVPDGDYEENDDPEKCQLLFRVSDHRRCSQGEGSQASRVLSLSLREEFTVLGRQVEDAGRVLEGISKSISYDLDGEESYGKYLRRESHQIGDAYSNSDKSLTELESKFKQGQEQDSRQESRLNEDFLGMLVHTRSLLKETLDISVGLRDKYELLALTIRSHGTRLGRLKNDYLKV